The following are encoded together in the Oncorhynchus gorbuscha isolate QuinsamMale2020 ecotype Even-year linkage group LG03, OgorEven_v1.0, whole genome shotgun sequence genome:
- the LOC124019655 gene encoding ER membrane protein complex subunit 3 → MAEPELLLDSNIRLWVVLPIVFITFLVGVIRHYVSILLQSDKKLTLEQVSDSQVLIRSRILRENGKYIPKQSFLMRKFYFNNQEDGFFKNTKRKVVPPSPMTDPSMLTDMMKGNVTNVLPMILIGGWINWTFSGFVTTKVPFPLTLRFKPMLQQGIELLSLDASWVSSASWYFLNVFGLRSMYSLILGQDNGADQSRIMQEQMSGAAMAMPADTNKAFKAEWEALELTDHQWALENIEEELMSRELDLDGMFSKELPTGIF, encoded by the exons ATGGCTGAGCCTGAGCTTCTGCTGGATTCCAATATCAGACTTTGGGTGGTCTTGCCCATTGTCTTCATCACTTTTCTTGTTGGGGTGATTCGACATTATGTCTCCATTTTGCTTCAAAGTGACAAGAAGCTGACATTAGAGCAGGTATCAGACAG CCAGGTTCTCATCAGGAGCAGAATCCTCAGAGAGAATGGGAAGTACATTCCAAAACAG tcattttTGATGAGGAAGTTTTACTTCAATAATCAAGAAGATGGATTCTTCAAAAATACCAAAAGAAAGGTTGTTCCTCCCTCCCCAATGACAG ACCCCAGCATGCTGACAGACATGATGAAAGGCAATGTGACCAATGTTCTTCCCATGATCCTCATCGGAGGCTGGATTAACTGGACCTTCTCAGGGTTTGTCACAA CCAAGGTTCCATTTCCTCTCACCCTGCGCTTCAAGCCCATGTTGCAACAAGGAATCGAGCTACTCTCACTTGATGCATCCTG GGTGAGCTCAGCATCGTGGTATTTCCTGAATGTGTTTGGGCTGCGAAGCATGTACTCCTTAATTCTAGGACAAGATAATG GTGCAGACCAGTCCAGGATCATGCAGGAGCAGATGAGTGGTGCTGCCATGGCCATGCCTGCAGACACCAACAAAGCCTTCAAG GCAGAATGGGAGGCACTTGAGCTAACTGACCACCAGTGGGCACTGGAGAATATTGAGGAGGAGCTGATGAGCAGGGAACTGGATCTGGATGGAATGTTCAGTAAGGAGTTACCAACGGGTATCTTCTGA
- the LOC124019663 gene encoding probable protein BRICK1 produces the protein MAGQEDPVQREIHQDWANREYIEVITSSIKKIADFLNSFDMSCRSRLATLNEKLTALERRIEYIEARVTKGETLT, from the exons ATGGCCGGTCAAGAAGATCCTGTGCAGAGGGAGATTCACCAAGACTGGGCAAATCGAGAATACATTGAGGTTATCACGAGCAGTATCAAGAAAATAGCAGATTTTCTAAATTCCTTCG ATATGTCCTGCCGGTCTCGTTTGGCCACCCTGAACGAAAAGCTGACAGCGTTAGAGCGGAGAATTGAGTACATTGAAGCAAGG GTCACAAAAGGAGAGACATTGACCTAA